From one Astatotilapia calliptera chromosome 10, fAstCal1.2, whole genome shotgun sequence genomic stretch:
- the LOC113031053 gene encoding hepatitis A virus cellular receptor 1 homolog isoform X2, translated as MKLRLLLALLSVCECDSRVKGHTGQDVTLPCKYDRKYHGAVEVCWQRGEIPFNKCSNPLISTDGDKVLTRASSRYELLGRLEDGDVSLTIKSLTEGDAGRYGCRVEIPGPFNDEKHQIELTVVPAPQIHTSTAWTTKTTAASQTAGHLTSTESRLTSSHSVTSSSEKQEGGALTGVVFYVLLGSVLLLLIALRSFSSSTPRPASAPRRLLCSFTAKAPPGTPCTTSAAAKAYTRTTSADLRLRPLSCRG; from the exons ATGAAGCTCAGGCTGCTGCTCGCTCTGCTCTCAG TCTGTGAATGTGACagcagggtcaaaggtcacacaggTCAGGACGTCACTCTGCCCTGTAAATATGACAGGAAATATCACGGCGCCGTGGAAGTGTGCTGGCAGCGAGGAGAGATACCGTTCAACAAGTGCTCCAATCCGCTGATCTCCACAGATGGAGACAAAGTGTTAACCAGAGCTTCCAGCAGGTATGAGCTGCTGGGCCGACTGGAGGACGGAGACGTGTCTCTGACCATAAAGAGCCTGACAGAGGGAGACGCTGGACGATACGGCTGCAGGGTGGAGATACCCGGGCCGTTCAACGATGAGAAGCATCAGATCGAGCTGACCGTTGTCCCag CTCCACAAATTCACACATCAACAGCCTGGACGACAAAGACCACCGCGgcctctcagactgcag GTCACCTGACCTCCACAGAAAGCCGGctgacttcctcccacagtgtgACGAGCAGCAGTGAG aagCAGGAGGGCGGAGCTCTGACGGGCGTTGTGTTCTACGTGCTGCTGGGTTCGGTGTTGCTGCTCCTCATCG CCCTCAGAAGTTTCAGCAGTTCGACACCTCGGCCCGCTTCAGCTCCACGTCGTCTGCTGTGCAGCTTCACAGCAAAAGCTCCGCCGGGGACGCCGTGTACCACATCAGCGGCAGCGAAGGCGTATACGAGAACTACCTCTGCAGATCTGAGGCTCCGCCCACTCAGCTGCCGGGGCTGA
- the LOC113031061 gene encoding cornifelin homolog B-like isoform X1, whose product MSQSDIQMRPRMQLSSAGSAHLNSIRFIRNLHLPNQSDHISHTGVTMSRPVMTQPQQLFVSSVEADWASGICDCCDDKKQCCFAFWCCPCFVCRTTKQFGQCLCLPLLDVFGCVRPITMSIRVSLRQRYGIKGNLCTDCLCSTFCLPCVWCQMATEMKKQKLPTMQ is encoded by the exons ATGTCTCAATCTGAcatacag ATGAGACCTCGTATGCAGCTGAGTTCAGCAGGCTCCGCCCACCTGAACTCCATCAGGTTTATCCGAAACCTTCACCTCCCCAATCAGAGCGACCACATCAGTCACACAG GTGTGACGATGAGCCGGCCGGTGATGACGCAGCCTCAGCAGCTCTTCGTTTCCTCGGTGGAAGCTGACTGGGCTTCAGGGATCTGCGACTGCTGCGACGACAAGAAGCAAT GCTGCTTCGCCTTCTGGTGCTGCCCCTGCTTCGTCTGtcgaaccaccaaacagttcgGTCAGTGTCTCTGTCTCCCCCTGCTGGACGTGTTCGGCTGCGTCCGTCCCATCACGATGTCCATCAGGGTGTCGCTGCGTCAGCGCTACGGCATCAAA GGGAACCTCTGCACCGACTGTTTGTGCTCCACCTTCTGTCTGCCCTGCGTTTGGTGTCAAATGGCCACCGAGATGAAGAAGCAGAAGCTCCCCACCATGCAGTGA
- the nhp2 gene encoding H/ACA ribonucleoprotein complex subunit 2-like protein has translation MTKVKKEKVSEEGEEAGTGGTDRSYQELIAHLNPIAQPLASKKLSKKLYKCVKKAAKVKNIRRGVKEVQKFINKGEKGIVVMAGDTLPIDVYSHLPVMCEDRSLPYAYIPSKVDLGSSAGSKRPTCVILIKPHEEYQEAYDECLQEVSSLPKPL, from the exons ATGACGAAGGTGAAGAAGGAGAAAGTTTCGGAGGAGGGTGAAGAAGCCGGTACCGGGGGCACCGACAGGTCGTACCAGGAGCTGATCGCTCACCTGAACCCGATCGCTCAGCCGCTGGCCTCCAAAAAACTCAGCAAGAAGCTCTACAAATGCGTGAAAAAag CTGCCAAAGTGAAGAACATCCGACGAGGAGTCAAAGAAGTTCAGAAGTTCATCAACAAAGGAGAGAAAGG CATCGTGGTGATGGCGGGCGACACGCTGCCCATCGACGTCTACTCCCACCTGCCCGTCATGTGTGAGGACAGAAGCCTGCCGTACGCCTACATCCCGTCTAAAGTG GATCTGGGTTCCTCTGCGGGCTCGAAGAGGCCAACCTGCGTCATCCTCATCAAACCTCATGAAGAGTACCAGGAAGCGTATGACGAGTGCTTGCAGGAAGTTTCCAGCCTGCCCAAACCCCTCTGA
- the LOC113031053 gene encoding hepatitis A virus cellular receptor 1 homolog isoform X1, with amino-acid sequence MKLRLLLALLSVCECDSRVKGHTGQDVTLPCKYDRKYHGAVEVCWQRGEIPFNKCSNPLISTDGDKVLTRASSRYELLGRLEDGDVSLTIKSLTEGDAGRYGCRVEIPGPFNDEKHQIELTVVPAPQIHTSTAWTTKTTAASQTAGHLTSTESRLTSSHSVTSSSEKQEGGALTGVVFYVLLGSVLLLLIAGGLKLLCRRPQKFQQFDTSARFSSTSSAVQLHSKSSAGDAVYHISGSEGVYENYLCRSEAPPTQLPGLKTI; translated from the exons ATGAAGCTCAGGCTGCTGCTCGCTCTGCTCTCAG TCTGTGAATGTGACagcagggtcaaaggtcacacaggTCAGGACGTCACTCTGCCCTGTAAATATGACAGGAAATATCACGGCGCCGTGGAAGTGTGCTGGCAGCGAGGAGAGATACCGTTCAACAAGTGCTCCAATCCGCTGATCTCCACAGATGGAGACAAAGTGTTAACCAGAGCTTCCAGCAGGTATGAGCTGCTGGGCCGACTGGAGGACGGAGACGTGTCTCTGACCATAAAGAGCCTGACAGAGGGAGACGCTGGACGATACGGCTGCAGGGTGGAGATACCCGGGCCGTTCAACGATGAGAAGCATCAGATCGAGCTGACCGTTGTCCCag CTCCACAAATTCACACATCAACAGCCTGGACGACAAAGACCACCGCGgcctctcagactgcag GTCACCTGACCTCCACAGAAAGCCGGctgacttcctcccacagtgtgACGAGCAGCAGTGAG aagCAGGAGGGCGGAGCTCTGACGGGCGTTGTGTTCTACGTGCTGCTGGGTTCGGTGTTGCTGCTCCTCATCG cAGGAGGCCTGAAGCTGCTCTGCAGACG CCCTCAGAAGTTTCAGCAGTTCGACACCTCGGCCCGCTTCAGCTCCACGTCGTCTGCTGTGCAGCTTCACAGCAAAAGCTCCGCCGGGGACGCCGTGTACCACATCAGCGGCAGCGAAGGCGTATACGAGAACTACCTCTGCAGATCTGAGGCTCCGCCCACTCAGCTGCCGGGGCTGAAGACGATATAA
- the LOC113031061 gene encoding cornifelin homolog B-like isoform X2, with protein MLQTPSRSPNLLDWLLSMWRSGSGVTMSRPVMTQPQQLFVSSVEADWASGICDCCDDKKQCCFAFWCCPCFVCRTTKQFGQCLCLPLLDVFGCVRPITMSIRVSLRQRYGIKGNLCTDCLCSTFCLPCVWCQMATEMKKQKLPTMQ; from the exons ATGCTTCAAACGCCCAGCAGGAGCCCAAACCTCCTCGACTGGCTCCTCTCGATGTGGCGCAGCGGTTCAG GTGTGACGATGAGCCGGCCGGTGATGACGCAGCCTCAGCAGCTCTTCGTTTCCTCGGTGGAAGCTGACTGGGCTTCAGGGATCTGCGACTGCTGCGACGACAAGAAGCAAT GCTGCTTCGCCTTCTGGTGCTGCCCCTGCTTCGTCTGtcgaaccaccaaacagttcgGTCAGTGTCTCTGTCTCCCCCTGCTGGACGTGTTCGGCTGCGTCCGTCCCATCACGATGTCCATCAGGGTGTCGCTGCGTCAGCGCTACGGCATCAAA GGGAACCTCTGCACCGACTGTTTGTGCTCCACCTTCTGTCTGCCCTGCGTTTGGTGTCAAATGGCCACCGAGATGAAGAAGCAGAAGCTCCCCACCATGCAGTGA
- the LOC113031061 gene encoding cornifelin homolog B-like isoform X3, with protein sequence MSRPVMTQPQQLFVSSVEADWASGICDCCDDKKQCCFAFWCCPCFVCRTTKQFGQCLCLPLLDVFGCVRPITMSIRVSLRQRYGIKGNLCTDCLCSTFCLPCVWCQMATEMKKQKLPTMQ encoded by the exons ATGAGCCGGCCGGTGATGACGCAGCCTCAGCAGCTCTTCGTTTCCTCGGTGGAAGCTGACTGGGCTTCAGGGATCTGCGACTGCTGCGACGACAAGAAGCAAT GCTGCTTCGCCTTCTGGTGCTGCCCCTGCTTCGTCTGtcgaaccaccaaacagttcgGTCAGTGTCTCTGTCTCCCCCTGCTGGACGTGTTCGGCTGCGTCCGTCCCATCACGATGTCCATCAGGGTGTCGCTGCGTCAGCGCTACGGCATCAAA GGGAACCTCTGCACCGACTGTTTGTGCTCCACCTTCTGTCTGCCCTGCGTTTGGTGTCAAATGGCCACCGAGATGAAGAAGCAGAAGCTCCCCACCATGCAGTGA